From a single Flavobacterium sp. genomic region:
- a CDS encoding FAD-binding oxidoreductase: protein MNSEILLALENIVGSAYIFTDEATRKTYGHDETEDLSFPPHVVVKPANTGEVVQILKVSNTYKIPTTPIGARTGLSGGALSIYGGIGISMERFNQIIEIDEQNLQVTTQPGVITQVLREAVAEKGLFYPVDPSSMGSCYIGGNIAENSGGARALKYGVTKDYVLNLEVVLPTGDIIWTGANTLKNSTGYNLTQLMVGSEGTLGIVTKIVLKLLPQNKHNVLLLVPFYKAEQACEAVSAIFRAGIIPSAIEFMERDAIDWTLKFVDGLNVEVKDNVQAHLLIEVDGNYPEILMQEAEQILAVVEQFEIDEVLFADTEEQKNALWKMRRSVAEAVKANSIYKEEDTVVPRYELPKLLKGIKEIGSKYGFQSVCYGHAGDGNLHVNIIKGNMTDDNWKTEVPKGIREIFELTVGLKGTLSGEHGIGLVQKNYMDIAFSKVHLELMERIKAIFDPNNVLNPGKIFPDGND, encoded by the coding sequence ATGAATTCTGAAATATTACTTGCGCTTGAAAACATTGTAGGTTCGGCTTATATTTTTACTGATGAAGCTACTCGTAAAACATATGGACACGACGAAACGGAAGATTTAAGTTTTCCGCCTCATGTCGTGGTGAAACCTGCCAATACGGGAGAAGTTGTGCAAATTTTAAAAGTTTCGAACACGTATAAAATTCCGACAACACCAATTGGTGCGCGTACGGGATTAAGTGGCGGAGCCTTATCGATTTATGGTGGCATTGGAATTTCAATGGAACGATTCAATCAAATCATTGAAATTGATGAACAAAACCTACAAGTTACAACTCAACCTGGTGTAATTACACAAGTTTTACGTGAAGCTGTTGCCGAAAAAGGCTTGTTTTATCCCGTAGATCCAAGTAGTATGGGTAGTTGTTATATTGGTGGAAACATTGCTGAAAATTCTGGTGGTGCAAGAGCTTTGAAATATGGCGTTACGAAAGATTATGTGCTAAATTTAGAAGTTGTTTTACCGACAGGTGATATTATTTGGACAGGTGCTAATACCTTGAAAAATTCAACGGGTTATAATCTTACGCAATTGATGGTTGGTAGTGAAGGAACTTTAGGTATTGTAACTAAAATTGTATTGAAATTATTACCTCAAAATAAACACAACGTTTTGCTTTTGGTTCCATTTTATAAAGCGGAGCAAGCTTGTGAAGCGGTTTCGGCTATTTTTAGAGCGGGAATTATTCCAAGTGCTATAGAGTTTATGGAACGTGATGCCATTGATTGGACATTGAAATTTGTCGATGGGTTGAATGTGGAAGTAAAAGACAACGTTCAAGCGCATTTGTTGATTGAAGTAGATGGAAATTATCCAGAAATTTTGATGCAAGAAGCCGAACAAATTTTGGCAGTAGTAGAACAATTTGAAATCGACGAAGTATTATTTGCCGATACCGAGGAACAAAAAAATGCGCTTTGGAAAATGCGCCGTTCTGTTGCGGAAGCGGTAAAAGCAAATTCGATTTATAAAGAAGAAGATACCGTTGTACCAAGATATGAATTACCAAAATTATTAAAAGGAATCAAAGAAATTGGTTCGAAGTATGGTTTTCAATCGGTGTGTTATGGACATGCAGGCGATGGCAATTTGCATGTAAACATCATCAAAGGTAACATGACCGATGACAATTGGAAAACTGAAGTTCCAAAAGGAATTCGTGAAATTTTTGAATTAACGGTTGGTTTAAAAGGTACACTTTCTGGTGAACACGGTATTGGTTTGGTGCAAAAAAACTACATGGATATTGCGTTTTCAAAAGTACATTTGGAATTAATGGAACGCATCAAAGCGATTTTTGATCCCAATAATGTATTGAATCCAGGGAAGATATTTCCTGATGGGAATGATTAA